CGCCCTGCGGGGACTGAAGTGCCTGTTGAGAAGAAGCCTGAGGCTGCTCCTGTTGTCGTACCGGCTGCACCCGTTCGCGGTAAGTCACAGCTTACTAAGATCGAGCTGAAGTACCTTCCCCCCTCTGACTTTGTCAAGATGCTGGATGACCCGACCTACAACTATATTGTTAGTAAGATGGTTATTCCGGAGGCAATGGCAGCAAACAAGAACTCCCAGCCTGTTGGGCCTCCCAATGTGTCGCTGATGGAGTCCGATAAGAAGCCTGTCACGGGTCTTCCCACAGAGGGTTCTGGAACCGGTGCTCTGGGTGCTGGTCAGCGTGGCGGCGGCTTCGGCGGCGGTGGCTTTGGTGGCGGCGGCTTCGGTGGCCGAGGACCCCAGGGTGGTGGTGCTGGCTTTGGCCAAGGTGGACTTGGTCAGGGTGGGCTGGGCCAAGGTGGTCCTGGTGGCGCTAATGGACAACAGCAGCGCTCTCTGCGACCTCCAGGGATCGATAACATCCTCTCCAGCGATGCCGATAACACGCTGATTGTTCAGGGTGACCCCGCTGATATCGATGAGCTCAAGGCGCTGATTCGTCTTCTTGATGTGGCTCCTAAGCAGGTGGAGATTCGTGCTGAGTTTGTGACCGTGAATATGCAGGATATCGAGAACTTCGGTATTCAGTGGCAGTTCAGCCCGGCCAACAACCTCGATCTGAGCATGGCACCTGCGGCGGGAAGCTCGCCCACGATGACGGTTGCCTATGCATCGGGTAATGCAGTCGCGAACCTGCGGGCAGCCTATGTCAAGCAGACCAATAACGTCCTGCAAGCACCTATCATCAGCACCTCGAACAATACACCTGCATCGGTGTTTGTGACCGACCTTGCTTACATCCAGCAGTCGACGGTTATCCAGCCGCCGTTTGGTGGACAGCCGGTGGTTGCGAATCAGCTGTTCCCGATCTCGTCGAGCAACTTCTTTAGCGTGACCCCGCATATCAACGGCGACGGCACGATTAGTATGCTCCTGACACCACAGCTGCAGTCCTTCACCTCGGCTATCACCTCAGGGACACCCCCACGGCAGACGACCCAAGGTGTGATGACCTTCCGGCGTATCAAGAGTGGTGACACCATGATGCTCGGTGGCTTTATCACCAAGCAGGAAGATGGCGGCGAGATTCGCATGCCTCTGCTGGGAAGCCTCCCGATCATTGGAGATCTGTTCAAGCAGAAATCCAAGACCGTGACCGGTGTTGAGACTCTGATCTTTGTAACTCCCCGAATCATCGAGGAGACCAACACAGGAGCGGGTTCCGGTAGCAACCTCTAAGCTAGCCTGATGGGTTCGCAGAACCGGGTGGCGTCTTCGCCACCCGGTTTTTTGCTTGCGATACAATGCGTCAGACAAAATGCTGGATAACATTGCACTAATAGGATTCATGGGGAGCGGGAAGAGTACCGTGGGACGCCTGCTCGCACAGAGGCTAGGCTGGCGATTTCAAGATACCGATGCTCTCGTGGAGAGAGTGGCAGGGTGCTCGATCCCGACGTTATTTGCCCGTGACGGCGAGGCTGCCTTTCGCGATAAAGAGACCTCTGTCCTCCTTGGGATCACCCTTGGGGAGCGCCAAGTGATCGCCACGGGCGGCGGGGCGATTCTGCGTGAGGAGAATGTCGCCGCTCTGCGGACCCGGAGCCTCGTGGTCTATCTCACGGCACAGCCCGAGGTGCTAGCGGAGCGTGTGAGCCGTCGGCCAGGGGAGCGCCCTCTCCTGACCAGCGGCCAGCCGGAGCCCCCTCTGGCGCGTATTCTGAGTCTCTTGGCAGAGCGTGGTCCTCTCTACCAGAGCGCTGCCCACTGCATTGTCGATACCTCGTCACGCCCACCCGCAGCACTGGTAGATGAGATCATTCGCCAGCATCAGCGAGGTTTGGTATGAGCCAAGTGGTGCCCGTGGCGCTCTCCGAGGGGCGCGACTACCAAATTCAGATCGGCTCGGGGGCGCTCAGCACCTTGGGGGAGCAAGCGAAGGCAGTCGCCCGCTCCTCACGTGTGGTGGTCCTGAGCCAGCCTGGGATCTTTCGGCGCTGGGGACAGCAGGTTCAGGCCAGTCTTGAGGAGGTGGGGTTGCAGGTGGACACGCTCTGCTACCCGGCGGGTGAGCACCACAAGAACCTCCGAATGATTGGTCGTCTGTACGAAGGTCTCTACGAGCTCACGCCGGCGCTGGATCGCAAGACACTTCTTGTAGCACTGGGCGGCGGGGTCGTGGGGGACATGGTGGGGTATGTCGCGGCGACCTACCTGCGCGGCCTGGACTATCTCCAGGTACCCACCACGCTCCTGGCCATGGTGGACTCCTCCGTCGGCGGAAAGACCGGTGTCGATTTTCGCGAGGGAAAGAACCTGGTAGGAGCCTTTCACCAGCCCCGTGCTGTCGTCATCGACCCTAATGTGCTCACCACCTTGCCACGGCGTGAGGTACGGGCGGGGCTCGCGGAGGTAGTCAAGTACGGTGTGATCCAAGACCCCGAGCTGCTGGGCTATGTTACACGCCATGCCAAACCGCTCCAAGCGATCGATCCCGAGGCGATTGCCCATGTCGTGGCGCGCTCTTGTCAGCTCAAGGCCGAGGTCGTGACCGCCGATGAGCGGGAGGAGACCGGCCTGCGGGCGATCTTGAACTTTGGCCATACGATCGGGCATGCCCTTGAGGGAGCGACCCACTACCGGCGCTACAAGCATGGGGAGGCGGTTGCCATTGGCATGGTCTCTGCGGCCCTCATTGGTGAGGAGGCCGGCGTGACTCCCAGAGAGGTGACCGGCGCTCTTCGAGAGGCGCTGGAGGCTCTGGGACTTCCTCAAGCCCTGCCCACCGATATCTCCGACGAGGCGCTCCTGGCACTCACCGCGCGGGATAAAAAGGCCGTGGTGGGGGAGGCGCGCTTTGTGCTCGCCGAGGCACTCGGTGCCGTGCGTCTCTGCCCGGTGCCCCTGGAGCTGGTGCGCTCCGGGCTGGTACGCCACCGACAGGAGGTGTGAGGGGTACAATGCAGAGTGAATCGCAAATGACGAGAGAACAGAGAGTAAAAGAGGGGGCCTGTGCTTGCTGGTTTGTCGTGGTAGCTCTGGCTTTTTTTGCCCCGGCTCTACAGCTCCGCTTGCCGATGGGAGCACTGACCGCTCTCTATAGCATCCTCCTCATGGGAGGCACCATTGCTCTGGTGCTCCCTATTGCCCGCCAGAAGGGAAAGAACAACCGTGTCGAGTGAAGAGCCGCTGGGCGCTGAGGGGCGTTCCAAAGATAAAGACCGTGTGCGCCTGATCAACCGTATCGTTGGAAAACGCTACGAGGTGCTGGAGTGTGTGGGAGAGGGGCCGGTTCTAACCGCCTTTCGCTCCCGTGACCAGCAGCTCAACCGGATTGTCGCACTCAAGACTCTGCGCTCCGAGCTCCAGGATCGTCCTGCGCTTCTTGAGGCTCTCCGGGCAGGCTTCTCCGAGGTTCTCACTCTAAACCATGCCGCGATTACGCGTGCCTACGATGTGGGGAGCGACTCCGAGGGGATTGCTCTGTACTACGCGGAGGAGTTTGTGCGTGGGATCGACTTAAAAGAGCGCATTCGACGAGCGGCACCCTTCCAGCTCACGAGCGCGGTCGATGTGGCTATCACGGCCTCGGAGGCGCTGGAGTACTCCCATGGGCATGGGATCGCCCACGGGGATCTCTGTCCGCAGAACATCTTAATTGGGCCCGAGGGACAGGTTAAGGTCACCGGCTTTGGGATCGCGCCTACCTACACACAGCTCGTGGGCGAGGATACCAGCCTCTTAATGCGGATCGTTCCCTATGCCGCTCCCGATCTGGCGACCAGTACCATGCCCACCGCGTCTGGCGATCTCTACGCTCTGGCAGTGGTTCTCTTTGAGATGCTGACCGGTGAGCTTCCCTTCCGTGGGGACAATCCCGTGACCATCGCACTGCGCCATGCCCAAGAGGCCCCGCCTGCGCCTCGCTCCCTCAACCAAGCAATCCCGCGCGCCTTGGAGGGGATCATCCTCAAGGGCCTCGCCAAGCGCCCGCAGGACCGCTACCACAGCGCCACGGAGCTCCTGGAAGACCTGCGCAAGGTGCGAGAGGCGCTGCGCTTTGGTCGCTCCCTTGCCTGGTCACCGCTGGAGGTTCAGGAGCAGGCCCCAGAGCCTCGCTCTGCCGAGGAGGCACCCGCTTCTCCGGTGAGCGTCATGCCGGTTGCGGCGGCCCCTCAGCCGGAGACAGGCCCTCGTGTCTCCAAGCCCGTCTCTCCGGAAGCGCCTGCGCCTACCGGCAAGAAGCTGCGAAAGGTGGCTCCCGACGACGACGAGGCCCCGCTCCCGCCACGCCGCACAGGTGGGGTGCTCTTGGCGATCAACTTGCTCCTGCTCCTGGCGCTTGTGGGGTCCGGGGCAGTGGTCTTTAACTGGATCCGTCCGTTCTTAAGTCCCGCAAACGAGGTCATTATCCCGGAGCTTCGTGGCAAGACCCTCACCGAGGCCAAGGCGATCGCCAATGAGCGGCGCTTCAAGCTGGTTGCCGAGGAAGGGGAGTTTCGCGACGACAAGCCGGCGGGGGTTATCTACGACCAGAAAGAGCTCGCCGACGGTAAGAAGAGCATTGTCGAGGGCAAAGAGATCTACGTGAAGGTCTCCCGCGGCCCCGAGATGGTGCTCGTCCCCAATGTGGAGGAGACAACCCTCGATAAGGCGCAGAAAGACCTCGAGAAAGCCGGCCTGAAGATTGGGGAGACAACCCGGCGCTTTGATCCCATCACGCCCAATGGGGTTGTTCTCCAGCAGCTCCCCCGTGGGGATGGCTCCGAGCGGCGTGCCCGCGGAACCAAGATCGATCTTGTGGTCTCAAAAGGCCCCGAGCCCGAGCCCACTCCTGAGCCGACACCGCCTCCGACACCTGAGCCGCGCACTCCGACAGGCACCGGGGACGGAGTGGGGCTTCCCGACCCAGAGGACACCCGCCAGCGTACCTTCCGTGTGCCCTACAAGGTGCCCCAAGACGGTCAGCCGCACCATATCGTGATCCAGATCGAGGACTCCGAGGGGACCCACACGGGCTACGA
This genomic interval from Armatimonas rosea contains the following:
- a CDS encoding shikimate kinase; translated protein: MLDNIALIGFMGSGKSTVGRLLAQRLGWRFQDTDALVERVAGCSIPTLFARDGEAAFRDKETSVLLGITLGERQVIATGGGAILREENVAALRTRSLVVYLTAQPEVLAERVSRRPGERPLLTSGQPEPPLARILSLLAERGPLYQSAAHCIVDTSSRPPAALVDEIIRQHQRGLV
- the aroB gene encoding 3-dehydroquinate synthase, with the translated sequence MSQVVPVALSEGRDYQIQIGSGALSTLGEQAKAVARSSRVVVLSQPGIFRRWGQQVQASLEEVGLQVDTLCYPAGEHHKNLRMIGRLYEGLYELTPALDRKTLLVALGGGVVGDMVGYVAATYLRGLDYLQVPTTLLAMVDSSVGGKTGVDFREGKNLVGAFHQPRAVVIDPNVLTTLPRREVRAGLAEVVKYGVIQDPELLGYVTRHAKPLQAIDPEAIAHVVARSCQLKAEVVTADEREETGLRAILNFGHTIGHALEGATHYRRYKHGEAVAIGMVSAALIGEEAGVTPREVTGALREALEALGLPQALPTDISDEALLALTARDKKAVVGEARFVLAEALGAVRLCPVPLELVRSGLVRHRQEV
- a CDS encoding protein kinase domain-containing protein, which codes for MSSEEPLGAEGRSKDKDRVRLINRIVGKRYEVLECVGEGPVLTAFRSRDQQLNRIVALKTLRSELQDRPALLEALRAGFSEVLTLNHAAITRAYDVGSDSEGIALYYAEEFVRGIDLKERIRRAAPFQLTSAVDVAITASEALEYSHGHGIAHGDLCPQNILIGPEGQVKVTGFGIAPTYTQLVGEDTSLLMRIVPYAAPDLATSTMPTASGDLYALAVVLFEMLTGELPFRGDNPVTIALRHAQEAPPAPRSLNQAIPRALEGIILKGLAKRPQDRYHSATELLEDLRKVREALRFGRSLAWSPLEVQEQAPEPRSAEEAPASPVSVMPVAAAPQPETGPRVSKPVSPEAPAPTGKKLRKVAPDDDEAPLPPRRTGGVLLAINLLLLLALVGSGAVVFNWIRPFLSPANEVIIPELRGKTLTEAKAIANERRFKLVAEEGEFRDDKPAGVIYDQKELADGKKSIVEGKEIYVKVSRGPEMVLVPNVEETTLDKAQKDLEKAGLKIGETTRRFDPITPNGVVLQQLPRGDGSERRARGTKIDLVVSKGPEPEPTPEPTPPPTPEPRTPTGTGDGVGLPDPEDTRQRTFRVPYKVPQDGQPHHIVIQIEDSEGTHTGYEKNHEPGQSLTAEVTGIGRPITIKLYDNDDLRAQTTPVKGK